A genomic segment from Malus domestica chromosome 05, GDT2T_hap1 encodes:
- the LOC139196192 gene encoding cyclin-dependent kinase inhibitor 3-like — MGKYMKKSKPTREVAIMEVSDSQPSFGVRTRAKTLALQRSLAQPVTSISYLQLHSHRLEKPQILMTKRLEPKRFNPDSNMSLPNSKGDRGKRKETQFEFGSGNEKNLVGSMSCSSLSGSEEDDEGIDSYDEGIDD; from the exons ATGGGCAAGTACATGAAAAAGTCCAAGCCCACAAGGGAAGTAGCAATCATGGAAGTCTCAGACTCCCAACCCTCTTTTGGGGTTCGTACTCGAGCCAAAACCTTAGCTCTCCAGAGGTCGTTGGCTCAACCTGTCACCTCTATCTCCTATCTTCAGCTCCATAGCCATCGACTTGAGAAGCCCCAAATTCTTATGACCAAGCGGCTCGAGCCCAAAAG ATTCAATCCCGATTCCAATATGAGTTTGCCGAATTCTAAGGGCGACAGAGGCAAGCGCAAG GAAACCCAGTTCGAATTTGGATCGGGAAATGAGAAAAACCTGGTTGGATCAATGTCATGCTCATCTTTATCTGGGTCGGAAGAGGACGATGAGGGCATCGACTCCTACGATGAGGGCATCGATGATTAG
- the LOC103435886 gene encoding UV-B-induced protein At3g17800, chloroplastic gives MDHSLSPLSTLKLCITPAFAPPRSAVQSLTANRFFRPLTVVAGAGASHCEFSSLNSPLDPRTRPGKDLCTVLQNHPRLFHLSVAQELKKLADDRELALSRASLSAASHEACLHRRIAQLKEQECETVVEDFMYLLVFYKFSEIKVHLVPKLSRCIYNGRLEIWPSKDWELESLYSMDVLEMIREHVSTVIGLRAKSSVTDNWAMTKITRQTLGQAYVASILYGYFLKSASLRHSLDCILTLESQDLPLNHRTSLQFLEMCPNGNKNLLFGRIGNIQAKFQRSSRQEKTHGKLRCYVMGFEPDTLQRCAKLRSEVAVNLIKNHCCALFGDDESMGSPETDEVILTSYSSLKRLVLEAVAFGSFLWDTEECIGTVYKLKEN, from the exons ATGGACCATAGTCTCTCCCCGCTCTCAACCCTCAAGCTCTGCATAACCCCCGCCTTCGCCCCGCCCCGCTCCGCCGTCCAATCGCTGACCGCAAATCGGTTCTTCAGGCCGTTGACCGTCGTCGCCGGAGCCGGGGCGAGCCACTGCGAGTTCAGCAGCCTCAACTCGCCGCTCGACCCGCGGACCCGACCCGGAAAGGACCTCTGCACCGTCTTGCAGAACCATCCGCGGCTGTTCCACCTTTCCGTGGCTCAGGAGCTGAAGAAGTTGGCCGATGATCGGGAACTCGCTCTCTCTCGTGCGTCTCTCAGCGCCGCCTCTCATGAAGCCTGCCTTCATAG GAGGATTGCACAACTGAAGGAGCAGGAGTGCGAGACTGTTGTGGAAGATTTCATGTACCTCTTAGTCTTTTACAAGTTTTCCGAGATCAAAGTTCATTTGGTTCCTAAGCTCTCTAGATGCATTTACAATGGGAGACTGGAGATATGGCCTTCAAAGGATTGGGAGCTAGAGTCCCTTTACAGCATGGACGTTTTGGAGATGATAAGGGAACATGTAAGCACAGTCATTGGCTTGAGAGCAAAGTCTAGCGTCACAGACAATTGGGCAATGACAAAGATCACGCGTCAAACACTTGGTCAAGCATATGTGGCTTCCATCTTATATGGTTACTTTCTGAAATCTGCCTCATTGAGACACAGCCTGGATTGCATTCTAACTCTGGAGAGCCAAGACCTTCCTCTGAATCACAGAAcctctcttcaatttctggAAATGTGTCCTAATGGAAACAAAAATCTTCTCTTTGGCCGCATTGGCAACATTCAAGCGAAGTTTCAAAGGTCAAGTAGGCAGGAGAAGACTCATGGAAAGTTGAGGTGTTACGTGATGGGGTTTGAACCTGATACACTTCAGAGATGCGCAAAACTGAGATCCGAGGTCGCTGTGAATTTAATTAAGAATCACTGTTGTGCACTCTTTGGCGATGATGAGAGCATGGGTTCGCCTGAGACCGATGAAGTTATCTTAACTTCTTATTCAAGCCTGAAGAGGCTGGTTCTAGAGGCTGTCGCCTTTGGTTCATTCCTCTGGGACACCGAAGAATGCATTGGGACAGTATATAAGCTTAAGGAGAACTGA
- the LOC103435887 gene encoding chloroplast envelope quinone oxidoreductase homolog: protein MEAPGFSTAARPQEVSAAEGAGLPSSGPSAHQALTQAAGIKLDGTGQLKNILITGASDGVGHYVVQLAKLGNTHVTATCGACNIDIVRSLGADEVLDYKTPDGTALKSSSDWKYDFVIHCASAGIPWSTFEQNLSANGKVIDLTCALQRPTFSKKQLVPMIINLKRENLEYLVELMKEGKLKTVIDSKHHLSKAEYAWARRTDGYANGKIIVEI from the exons ATGGAAGCACCCG GATTCTCGACGGCCGCTAGGCCCCAAGAAGTTTCAGCAGCTGAAGGTGCAGGCTTACCTAGTTCCGGCCCCTCGGCTCACCAAGCTCTCACCCAAGCAGCCGGGATCAAGCTTGACGGAACTGGCCAGCTCAAGAACATACTGATCACTGGTGCCTCTGATGGCGTCGGTCACTATGTAGTCCAACTAGCCAAGCTTGGAAACACTCATGTTACCGCCACTTGTGGAGCTTGTAACATTGACATTGTCAGGAGCTTAGGAGCAGATGAGGTTCTTGACTACAAGACCCCAGATGGGACGGCTCTCAAGAGCTCATCTGATTGGAAATATGATTTTGTGATTCACTGTGCATCAGCAGGCATTCCATGGTCAACTTTTGAGCAGAATTTGAGTGCGAATGGGAAGGTTATAGACCTTACTTGTGCTCTACAGAGACCCACCTTTTCGAAGAAGCAGCTGGTGCCGATGATCATAAATCTGAAACGTGAGAACCTGGAGTATCTTGTTGAGTTGATGAAGGAAGGAAAGCTCAAGACGGTGATCGACTCTAAGCATCATCTGAGCAAGGCTGAATATGCTTGGGCTAGGAGAACTGATGGCTATGCTAATGGGAAGATCATTGTGGAGATTTAA